A window of the Williamsia phyllosphaerae genome harbors these coding sequences:
- the dapB gene encoding 4-hydroxy-tetrahydrodipicolinate reductase: MGDRIRVGVLGSGGKVGQAIVDAVSASDDLEFTVGIDKDDDRAALVDAGTQVVVDFTHPSVVMGNLEFLIANGIHAVVGTTGFDDDRLDTVRGWLGEQPGVGVLIAPNFAIGAVLSMRFAAAAARFYDSVEVVELHHPHKADAPSGTAFRTARLIAESRAQAGCAPMPDATTSSLDGARGADVEGVRVHSVRLAGLVAHQEVLLGTEGETLTIRHDSLDRTSFAPGVLLGVRQIAGRPGLTVGLDELLDL; encoded by the coding sequence GTGGGTGACCGGATCCGGGTCGGCGTACTCGGCAGCGGCGGCAAGGTCGGGCAGGCCATCGTCGATGCGGTGTCCGCCTCCGACGACCTCGAGTTCACCGTCGGGATCGACAAGGACGACGACCGTGCCGCACTCGTCGACGCCGGCACGCAGGTCGTCGTGGACTTCACCCATCCGTCGGTCGTCATGGGCAACCTCGAGTTCCTGATCGCCAACGGGATCCACGCCGTGGTCGGCACCACCGGGTTCGACGACGACCGCCTCGACACCGTGCGCGGATGGTTGGGCGAGCAGCCGGGCGTCGGCGTCCTCATCGCCCCCAACTTCGCGATCGGTGCCGTGCTGAGCATGCGGTTCGCCGCGGCGGCCGCGCGTTTCTACGACTCGGTCGAGGTCGTCGAGCTGCACCACCCGCACAAGGCCGACGCCCCCTCGGGCACCGCGTTCCGGACCGCACGGCTGATCGCCGAGTCCCGGGCGCAGGCCGGATGTGCGCCGATGCCCGACGCCACCACCAGCTCGCTCGACGGTGCCCGCGGCGCCGACGTCGAGGGTGTCCGGGTGCACTCGGTACGACTCGCAGGCCTGGTCGCCCACCAGGAGGTGCTGCTCGGGACCGAGGGGGAGACCCTGACCATCCGCCACGACTCACTCGACCGCACCTCGTTCGCACCGGGTGTACTGCTCGGCGTGCGCCAGATCGCCGGTCGCCCCGGCCTGACGGTGGGGCTCGACGAGCTCCTGGACCTCTAG
- the dapA gene encoding 4-hydroxy-tetrahydrodipicolinate synthase, with protein MNSGHTQHGLHPFGTVGVAMVTPFAPDGSLDIGKAVELATHLVDRGVDGLVVSGTTGESPTTTVDEKLDLLSAVLDAVGDRARITQGAGSYDTAESVRFAIEAAARGAHGLLVVTPYYSRPPQTGLLAHFTAIADATELPVLLYDIPPRSVVPIEHRTLLELARHRHIVGVKDAKGDLNSAAALMADAGLEYLSGEDALNLPWLAVGASGFVSVIGHLVPDRLRELLESVDKGDMVRAREINLSLIPLVNAMGRLGGVTMVKAALRIIGLDVGDPRLPQMPATGPQIEALIADLRAAQVLS; from the coding sequence ATGAACAGCGGCCATACGCAGCACGGGCTGCATCCGTTCGGAACCGTGGGTGTCGCGATGGTGACCCCGTTCGCGCCGGACGGCAGCCTCGACATCGGCAAGGCCGTCGAACTCGCGACGCACCTCGTCGATCGCGGAGTCGACGGGCTCGTCGTGTCCGGTACGACCGGCGAGTCGCCGACGACCACCGTCGACGAGAAGCTCGACCTGCTCAGCGCGGTGCTCGACGCAGTGGGCGATCGTGCCCGCATCACCCAGGGCGCGGGTAGTTACGACACCGCCGAGAGCGTCCGCTTCGCGATCGAGGCCGCCGCGCGGGGGGCCCACGGTCTGCTCGTGGTCACGCCGTACTACTCACGGCCGCCGCAGACCGGGTTGCTCGCGCATTTCACCGCGATCGCCGACGCCACCGAGCTCCCGGTGCTGCTCTACGACATCCCGCCCCGGTCGGTCGTGCCCATCGAGCACCGCACGCTGCTCGAGCTCGCACGCCACCGTCACATCGTCGGCGTCAAGGACGCCAAGGGAGACCTCAACTCGGCCGCCGCACTGATGGCCGACGCGGGTCTGGAATATCTGTCCGGTGAGGACGCCCTCAACCTGCCATGGTTGGCGGTCGGCGCATCCGGATTCGTCTCGGTGATCGGCCATCTCGTGCCCGATCGCCTTCGTGAGCTGCTCGAATCGGTCGACAAAGGCGACATGGTCCGAGCCCGCGAGATCAACCTGTCACTGATCCCTCTCGTGAATGCGATGGGTCGCCTCGGAGGAGTCACCATGGTCAAGGCCGCACTGCGCATCATCGGACTGGACGTGGGTGATCCGCGGTTGCCGCAGATGCCTGCGACCGGACCGCAGATCGA
- a CDS encoding dihydrofolate reductase: MTVALIWAQGNDRVIGRDNTIPWRVPEDARHFRERTTGHPVVMGRRTWDSLPDRFRPLPNRMNVVLTTDESWTAEGAVVAHDLTDALRRAVAADPELTVVMGGAQIYAAAMPSADLLIVTEIDVDVPGGDAFAPEIDPSVWQPDDLGQWTTSEKGPRYRFCDYRRIGR, encoded by the coding sequence ATGACCGTCGCGCTCATCTGGGCACAGGGCAACGACAGGGTCATCGGGCGGGACAACACCATCCCCTGGCGCGTCCCCGAGGACGCCCGCCACTTCCGTGAACGCACCACCGGACATCCGGTGGTGATGGGTCGCCGGACCTGGGACTCGCTGCCGGATCGGTTCCGACCTCTCCCGAACCGGATGAACGTGGTGCTGACGACCGACGAGTCGTGGACCGCCGAGGGTGCGGTCGTCGCGCATGACCTCACCGACGCACTGCGTCGTGCCGTCGCCGCGGACCCGGAACTGACCGTCGTCATGGGAGGCGCGCAGATCTACGCCGCGGCGATGCCGTCGGCCGATCTGCTGATCGTCACCGAGATCGACGTCGACGTACCCGGCGGGGATGCGTTCGCCCCCGAGATCGACCCCTCGGTGTGGCAGCCGGACGACCTGGGCCAGTGGACGACGTCGGAGAAGGGGCCGCGTTACCGGTTCTGCGATTACCGCAGGATCGGTCGCTGA
- a CDS encoding thymidylate synthase gives MTVSHSAAVPTPYEDLLALVLRDGVAKSDRTGTGTRSLFGHQLRYDLNDGFPLITTKRVHLKSILYELLWFLRGDSNVRWLQERGVTIWDEWADEAGELGPVYGVQWRSWPTPSGDHIDQISNALALLKSDPDSRRNIVSAWNVGEIPQMALPPCHAFFQFYVADGKLSCQLYQRSADLFLGVPFNIASYALLTHMMAAQAGLQVGEFVWTGGDCHIYDNHVEQVELQLSREPYPYPTLRLAERSSLFDYEFTDIEVVDYQHHPGIKAPVAV, from the coding sequence GTGACCGTGTCCCACAGCGCAGCCGTCCCCACCCCGTACGAGGACCTGCTCGCGCTGGTCCTGCGTGACGGGGTCGCGAAGTCCGACCGCACCGGAACCGGCACGCGAAGCCTGTTCGGCCACCAGCTCCGGTACGACCTCAACGACGGCTTCCCACTGATCACCACCAAGCGCGTGCACCTCAAGTCGATCCTGTACGAGCTGCTGTGGTTCCTGCGGGGCGACTCCAACGTGCGGTGGCTGCAGGAGCGGGGCGTGACGATCTGGGACGAGTGGGCGGACGAGGCCGGTGAACTGGGCCCCGTCTACGGCGTCCAGTGGCGCAGTTGGCCGACACCGTCCGGCGACCACATCGACCAGATCTCGAACGCGCTCGCCCTGCTGAAGTCCGACCCGGACTCGCGACGCAACATCGTCTCCGCCTGGAACGTGGGGGAGATCCCGCAGATGGCGCTGCCGCCCTGCCATGCGTTCTTCCAGTTCTACGTCGCCGATGGCAAACTGTCGTGTCAGCTGTACCAGCGCAGCGCCGACCTGTTCCTCGGCGTCCCGTTCAACATCGCGTCCTACGCGCTGCTCACCCACATGATGGCCGCACAGGCTGGGCTGCAGGTCGGTGAGTTCGTCTGGACCGGCGGCGACTGCCACATCTACGACAACCACGTCGAGCAGGTCGAACTCCAGCTGTCCCGCGAGCCGTACCCCTATCCGACGCTGCGGCTCGCCGAGCGGTCCTCACTGTTCGATTACGAGTTCACCGACATCGAGGTCGTCGACTACCAGCACCACCCGGGTATCAAGGCGCCCGTCGCGGTATGA
- a CDS encoding GMC family oxidoreductase, translating into MADPLRDDAVTAGTFDYVIVGGGTAGCALAARLTEDPEVTVCVLEAGPTDVGNDDILVLSEWMHLLDSGYDWDYPIEPQERGNDFMRHARAKVLGGCSSHNSCIAFWPPAEYLDEWERSGLTGWGAADIHPLTRRLENNDAPGDHGHDGPVRLRDVPPLDPCGAAILEAAAAAGLPTVGFNRGETVRNGAGWFQINAGEDGLRMSTSHAYLHPIIGQRPNLEVRTGCWAQGITFDGVTATGARYQRPDLTGFDVVGARREVIVTAGAIDTPKLLMLSGIGPAAQLREFGIDVRVDLPGVGENLDDHVEGLVFWEAAQPMVTESSQWWEIGVFATTKDGLEIPDVMMHFGSVPFDMNTLRWGYPTTDNGFCLTPNVTQGLSRGTVKLRSPDFRDRPRVDPRYFTDPDHHDETTMLAGLRLARDIAAQTPMKPWVAAELAPGPDAVTDDELIDYMHKTHNTVYHPAATAKMGVDSDPMAVLDPQLRVRGAQRLRVVDASAMPKLPSVNPNITVMTMAEKCADLLKATYA; encoded by the coding sequence ATGGCAGATCCGTTGCGCGACGACGCAGTGACCGCAGGAACGTTCGACTACGTCATCGTCGGCGGTGGGACCGCGGGGTGCGCACTGGCGGCTCGGCTCACCGAGGACCCGGAGGTGACCGTCTGCGTCCTCGAGGCCGGCCCCACCGACGTCGGCAACGACGACATCCTGGTGCTCAGCGAGTGGATGCACCTGCTCGACTCCGGGTACGACTGGGACTACCCGATCGAGCCGCAGGAACGCGGTAACGACTTCATGCGGCACGCCCGCGCCAAGGTGCTCGGCGGATGTTCCTCGCACAACTCCTGTATCGCCTTCTGGCCGCCCGCGGAGTACCTCGACGAGTGGGAACGATCCGGACTCACCGGGTGGGGTGCGGCCGACATCCATCCCCTGACCCGCCGGTTGGAGAACAACGACGCCCCCGGCGACCACGGGCACGACGGCCCGGTGCGCCTTCGCGACGTCCCGCCGCTCGATCCCTGTGGCGCAGCGATTCTCGAGGCCGCCGCCGCGGCCGGACTCCCGACGGTCGGCTTCAACCGCGGCGAGACGGTCCGCAACGGCGCCGGCTGGTTCCAGATCAACGCGGGTGAGGACGGCCTGCGCATGTCGACCTCGCACGCCTATCTGCACCCGATCATCGGGCAACGACCCAACCTCGAGGTCCGGACCGGGTGCTGGGCGCAGGGCATCACGTTCGACGGCGTCACCGCGACCGGCGCGCGATACCAACGCCCCGATCTGACCGGCTTCGACGTCGTCGGTGCACGCCGCGAGGTCATCGTGACCGCCGGTGCGATCGACACCCCGAAGTTGTTGATGCTGTCCGGGATCGGACCGGCCGCACAGCTGCGCGAGTTCGGGATCGATGTCCGGGTCGACCTGCCCGGTGTCGGGGAGAACCTCGACGACCACGTCGAGGGGCTGGTGTTCTGGGAGGCCGCGCAGCCCATGGTCACCGAGTCGAGCCAGTGGTGGGAGATCGGCGTGTTCGCCACCACGAAGGACGGCCTCGAGATCCCGGACGTGATGATGCACTTCGGGAGCGTCCCGTTCGACATGAACACCCTGCGGTGGGGATATCCGACCACCGACAACGGCTTCTGCCTCACGCCCAACGTCACCCAGGGGCTCTCGAGGGGCACGGTGAAACTCCGGAGCCCGGACTTCCGCGACCGCCCGCGCGTCGACCCGCGGTACTTCACCGACCCCGACCACCACGACGAGACCACCATGCTCGCGGGGCTCCGCCTGGCCCGCGACATCGCCGCGCAGACGCCGATGAAGCCCTGGGTGGCAGCCGAACTCGCCCCCGGACCCGACGCGGTGACCGACGACGAGTTGATCGACTACATGCACAAGACGCACAACACCGTCTATCACCCGGCCGCGACGGCGAAGATGGGTGTCGACTCCGACCCGATGGCGGTGCTCGATCCGCAACTGCGGGTCCGCGGCGCACAGCGTCTCCGGGTCGTCGACGCCTCGGCCATGCCCAAGCTGCCGTCGGTCAACCCCAACATCACGGTCATGACGATGGCCGAGAAGTGTGCCGATCTGCTCAAGGCGACCTACGCCTGA
- a CDS encoding APC family permease, whose amino-acid sequence MTIEKSADPDNGMEHFGYKESLDRSIGKFASFAAGVSYISILTGTFQLFYFGFGTAGAAYLWSWPIVFIGQFAVALCFMELAAKYPIAGSVYNWAKILGNKVVGWFSGWMMLTASIVTMSAVVLAIDSTLPKIWGGFRLIGSEDLAVVSPSNAVLLGSILVVVTTAINAFGVRLMSIINSTGVFIELIAAVLIAVILAFNIERTPAVFFSTNGYGAGESGGYLSAFLIASLASGYVMYGFDTASSLGEETVNPRKTAPTAILRAILASFVIGGAILVFAILAAPNLSDPALGVQGGLQQIVLDVMYGPVGKIFLMCIVVAVFVCTLAVHTAAIRLTFAMARDNALPFGESLAKVHPKTQAPVIPAVLIGVLSILILVININQPTIFLLLTSVAIIMIYIAYLMITGPLLLKRLKGEWPPKDLKEGGYFTMGRWGLPVNIVAVVWGIGMALNLAWPRTEVYGFGWYNTWAAFLYIGVIGGVGLLWYLVKGSRGMGTLKSHASESKADAAAADAARPSPGPEGV is encoded by the coding sequence ATGACCATCGAGAAGAGCGCCGATCCCGACAACGGGATGGAACACTTCGGCTACAAGGAGAGTCTCGATCGCAGCATCGGGAAATTCGCCAGCTTCGCCGCGGGCGTCAGCTACATATCCATCCTGACCGGCACGTTCCAGCTGTTCTACTTCGGCTTCGGCACCGCGGGTGCGGCTTATCTGTGGTCGTGGCCGATCGTGTTCATCGGACAGTTCGCGGTGGCACTGTGCTTCATGGAACTCGCCGCGAAATACCCGATCGCCGGGTCGGTCTACAACTGGGCGAAGATCCTGGGCAACAAGGTCGTCGGCTGGTTCTCCGGCTGGATGATGCTCACCGCATCGATCGTCACGATGTCGGCGGTGGTGCTCGCCATCGACTCGACGCTGCCCAAGATATGGGGTGGCTTCCGCCTCATCGGGTCCGAGGATCTGGCCGTGGTCTCACCGTCGAACGCCGTTCTGCTGGGGTCGATCCTGGTGGTGGTCACCACGGCGATCAATGCCTTCGGCGTCCGCCTGATGTCCATCATCAACAGCACCGGGGTGTTCATCGAACTCATCGCCGCGGTCCTCATCGCGGTGATCCTCGCCTTCAACATCGAGCGCACGCCCGCGGTGTTCTTCTCGACCAACGGATACGGGGCGGGCGAGAGCGGCGGGTACCTCAGTGCCTTCCTGATCGCATCTCTCGCATCGGGTTACGTCATGTACGGCTTCGACACCGCCTCGTCGCTCGGTGAGGAGACGGTCAACCCGCGCAAGACCGCGCCGACGGCGATCCTGCGCGCCATCCTGGCGTCGTTCGTCATCGGCGGCGCCATCCTCGTCTTCGCCATCCTGGCCGCACCCAACCTGTCCGATCCGGCTCTGGGCGTGCAGGGTGGGTTGCAGCAGATCGTCCTCGACGTGATGTACGGCCCGGTCGGCAAGATCTTCCTGATGTGCATCGTCGTCGCGGTGTTCGTGTGCACGCTCGCCGTGCACACCGCGGCCATCCGCCTGACGTTCGCGATGGCGCGTGACAACGCACTGCCGTTCGGCGAGTCACTCGCCAAGGTGCACCCGAAGACCCAGGCACCGGTCATCCCGGCCGTCCTGATCGGTGTGCTGTCGATCCTCATCCTGGTCATCAACATCAACCAGCCGACGATCTTCCTGCTGCTGACCTCGGTGGCGATCATCATGATCTACATCGCCTACCTGATGATCACCGGACCGCTGCTCCTCAAGCGACTCAAGGGCGAGTGGCCGCCCAAGGACCTGAAGGAGGGCGGCTACTTCACGATGGGTCGGTGGGGCCTGCCGGTGAACATCGTCGCCGTGGTGTGGGGCATCGGGATGGCGCTGAACCTCGCCTGGCCGCGCACCGAGGTCTACGGATTCGGTTGGTACAACACCTGGGCGGCGTTCCTCTACATCGGCGTCATCGGAGGCGTCGGGTTGCTCTGGTACCTCGTCAAGGGCAGCCGCGGCATGGGTACGCTGAAATCCCATGCGTCGGAATCGAAAGCAGACGCAGCCGCGGCCGACGCGGCGCGACCGTCCCCGGGACCCGAAGGAGTCTGA
- the thyX gene encoding FAD-dependent thymidylate synthase, producing the protein MSQLVPLQVHMIAHTQFHAPAEVDWSTDVDGGEALVEFAGRACYQSWDKPNPRTATNAAYLRHILEVGHLSLLEHASVTFYITGISRSCTHELIRHRHFSYSQLSQRFVPEHDSNVVCPPAIRGDEELEALFVTATDAARAAYVELLAALEAKFADVPNAILRRKQARQAARSVLPNATETKIVVSGNYRAWRHFVGMRATEHADVEIRQLAIECLRQLSTLAPTVFGDFEIGTLADGTEVATSPFVIEG; encoded by the coding sequence GTGTCGCAGTTGGTCCCGTTGCAGGTGCACATGATCGCGCACACGCAGTTCCACGCCCCGGCGGAGGTCGACTGGTCGACCGATGTCGACGGCGGCGAGGCGCTCGTCGAGTTCGCCGGACGGGCCTGCTATCAGAGTTGGGACAAGCCGAACCCCCGCACCGCGACCAACGCCGCCTACCTCCGCCACATCCTCGAGGTCGGGCATCTGTCGCTCCTCGAACACGCGTCGGTGACGTTCTACATCACCGGGATCTCCCGATCCTGCACGCACGAGCTGATCCGTCACCGCCACTTCTCGTACTCGCAGCTGTCACAACGCTTCGTACCCGAGCATGATTCGAACGTGGTGTGCCCACCGGCAATTCGGGGCGACGAGGAACTCGAGGCACTGTTCGTCACGGCCACCGACGCCGCCCGCGCCGCCTACGTCGAGCTGCTGGCCGCGTTGGAGGCCAAGTTCGCCGATGTGCCCAACGCGATCCTGCGCCGCAAGCAGGCCCGCCAGGCCGCCCGCTCGGTCCTGCCCAACGCCACCGAGACGAAGATCGTCGTGTCGGGCAACTACCGGGCGTGGCGCCACTTCGTCGGTATGCGCGCGACCGAGCATGCCGACGTCGAGATCCGGCAGCTCGCAATCGAATGTCTGCGTCAGTTGTCGACTCTGGCACCCACGGTTTTCGGCGATTTCGAGATCGGGACGCTCGCCGACGGCACCGAGGTCGCGACTTCTCCGTTCGTCATCGAGGGTTGA
- a CDS encoding winged helix-turn-helix domain-containing protein: protein MARIGERLSIERARRIALAAQGFTDPLPSGPATRRHLQRVLARTQFLQMDSVSIAVRAHYMPLFSRLGPYDRTLLDRAAGESTVRAPRLLAEYWAHEAALIPVDDWPLFGWRMADYRFGRYGSAVDEPPERTALRVEIARAIDDLGPSTGGELEEYLGRRRQGPRRGTWWDRSEVKHVCEVMLAAGELSAIRRGGFNRHYDLAANIVGPEIAATVIDRYVAIRALVGKAAGALGVATETDLRDYYRLPVSDARSAVADLVDSGDLVPVEVDGWDRPAFVDPGARVPRRVERSALLAPFDPLVFFRPRLLRLFDTHYRIEIYVPEHKRVHGYYVFPYLLDETICARVDLKAERADGVLAVLGAFAEEGVDRGHVASCLAADLVSMATWLGLDGVRVGTRGDLAAGLRAALRSLN, encoded by the coding sequence ATGGCCCGGATCGGTGAACGGCTGTCCATCGAGCGCGCGCGACGGATCGCTTTGGCTGCACAGGGTTTCACCGACCCACTCCCGTCCGGCCCCGCCACCCGTCGTCATCTGCAGCGGGTGCTCGCACGCACGCAGTTCCTACAGATGGACTCGGTCAGCATCGCCGTCCGTGCGCACTACATGCCGTTGTTCAGCCGACTCGGGCCCTACGATCGCACCCTGCTCGACCGGGCCGCCGGTGAGTCGACGGTGCGGGCGCCGCGACTGTTGGCCGAGTACTGGGCGCACGAGGCCGCACTGATACCGGTGGATGACTGGCCACTGTTCGGGTGGCGGATGGCCGATTACCGGTTCGGCCGCTACGGCTCGGCCGTCGACGAACCGCCCGAACGCACCGCGCTGCGTGTCGAGATCGCCAGGGCCATCGATGATCTGGGTCCGTCCACGGGCGGCGAGTTGGAGGAGTACCTCGGACGCCGCCGACAGGGACCGCGCCGCGGGACCTGGTGGGATCGCAGCGAGGTCAAGCATGTCTGCGAGGTGATGCTGGCCGCGGGGGAGCTCTCGGCCATCCGCCGCGGCGGCTTCAACCGTCATTACGACCTGGCCGCGAACATCGTGGGTCCGGAGATCGCGGCGACCGTGATCGACCGTTACGTGGCCATCCGCGCGCTGGTGGGCAAGGCCGCCGGCGCCCTCGGCGTCGCCACCGAGACCGATCTGCGCGACTACTACCGGCTCCCGGTCTCCGACGCCCGGTCGGCCGTCGCCGACCTCGTCGACTCCGGGGACCTCGTGCCGGTGGAGGTCGACGGCTGGGACCGACCGGCCTTCGTCGATCCGGGTGCGCGGGTTCCCCGACGGGTGGAGCGATCGGCGTTGCTGGCGCCCTTCGACCCGCTGGTGTTCTTCCGTCCCCGCCTGCTGCGTCTGTTCGACACCCACTACCGCATCGAGATCTACGTCCCCGAACACAAGCGGGTCCACGGGTATTACGTGTTCCCGTACCTGCTCGACGAGACCATCTGCGCCCGTGTCGATCTCAAGGCCGAACGCGCCGACGGGGTGCTGGCCGTCCTCGGCGCGTTCGCCGAGGAGGGGGTCGATCGCGGACACGTCGCGTCGTGTCTGGCCGCAGATCTCGTGTCGATGGCGACGTGGCTGGGCCTCGACGGTGTGCGCGTCGGGACCCGGGGTGATCTCGCAGCCGGGTTGCGCGCGGCCCTGCGCAGCCTCAATTGA
- a CDS encoding aldehyde dehydrogenase family protein: MTADLFIDGSWTDSSTGARRDCIDPADGTVIRSVSEASPDDALAAVAAARAAFDRAEWRETTIADRSDLLRRVADLLMRDREEIALIETRDTGKTLVESRIDIDDVVSVFRYYADLATTTADRLVDVGNPAVISRVVAEPIGVCVMIAPWNYPLLQISWKIAPALAAGATMVLKPSEVTPLSTIALTELLIEAGVPRGVVNLLLGSGADLGPALTDNPDVDLISFTGGLATGRIIAETAAKHVTRVLVELGGKNPHVVFADACSTTESFDATVDQVLTGVFLHSGQVCSAGTRLIVEESVADDVVAALADRAGRIVMGPGTDPASLTGPLVSAAQLSKITDYVALGVDEGAELVVGGEQPSDPDLADGYFFLPTIFDRCDRSMRIVIDETFGPILTVERFDTEALALELANDTDYGLAAGVRTSDAAVAERMARGLRHGTVWINDFGYYTPAAEWGGFGRSGNGRELGPSGLAEYQEQKHIWNNTAAPPAGWFPP; the protein is encoded by the coding sequence GTGACCGCTGACCTGTTCATCGACGGCAGCTGGACCGATTCGTCCACCGGCGCACGACGCGACTGCATCGACCCGGCCGACGGCACCGTGATCCGCTCGGTGTCCGAGGCGTCACCCGACGATGCGCTCGCCGCGGTGGCCGCGGCCCGTGCGGCGTTCGACCGCGCGGAATGGCGGGAGACCACCATCGCCGACCGCTCCGATCTCCTGCGCCGCGTCGCCGACCTGCTGATGCGCGATCGCGAGGAGATCGCACTCATCGAGACCCGGGACACCGGGAAGACCCTGGTGGAGAGCCGGATCGACATCGACGACGTGGTGTCGGTGTTCCGGTACTACGCCGACCTCGCGACCACCACCGCCGATCGTCTCGTCGATGTCGGCAACCCGGCGGTCATCAGCCGCGTCGTCGCCGAACCCATCGGGGTCTGCGTGATGATCGCCCCGTGGAACTACCCGCTGCTGCAGATCTCGTGGAAGATCGCCCCCGCCCTGGCCGCGGGCGCCACGATGGTGCTCAAACCCAGTGAGGTGACGCCGCTCTCGACGATCGCGTTGACCGAGCTCCTGATCGAGGCAGGGGTGCCGCGCGGCGTGGTCAACCTGCTGCTGGGCAGCGGGGCCGATCTCGGCCCGGCGCTCACCGACAATCCCGACGTCGACCTGATCTCGTTCACCGGCGGCCTCGCCACCGGCAGGATCATCGCCGAGACCGCGGCCAAGCACGTCACCCGCGTCCTCGTCGAACTCGGCGGCAAGAACCCGCATGTCGTGTTCGCCGATGCCTGCAGCACGACCGAGTCGTTCGACGCCACTGTCGACCAGGTCCTCACCGGCGTGTTCCTGCACTCGGGTCAGGTCTGTTCGGCGGGTACGCGTCTGATCGTCGAGGAATCGGTCGCCGATGACGTCGTCGCCGCCCTGGCCGACCGGGCCGGTCGCATCGTGATGGGGCCCGGCACCGACCCGGCCAGCCTGACCGGTCCACTCGTGTCGGCGGCGCAGCTGTCCAAGATCACCGACTACGTCGCACTGGGCGTCGACGAGGGCGCCGAACTGGTGGTCGGCGGGGAGCAGCCGTCCGATCCCGATCTCGCCGACGGCTACTTCTTCCTACCCACGATCTTCGATCGGTGCGACCGCTCGATGCGGATCGTCATCGACGAGACCTTCGGACCGATCCTTACCGTCGAACGTTTCGACACCGAGGCGCTGGCGCTGGAGTTGGCCAACGACACCGACTACGGGCTCGCCGCCGGCGTCCGTACCTCCGACGCGGCGGTCGCCGAACGGATGGCGCGGGGACTGCGACACGGCACCGTCTGGATCAACGACTTCGGGTACTACACACCGGCGGCCGAGTGGGGTGGTTTCGGCCGGTCCGGCAACGGCCGAGAGCTCGGACCCTCGGGACTCGCCGAATACCAGGAGCAGAAGCACATCTGGAACAACACCGCCGCACCACCGGCGGGGTGGTTCCCGCCCTGA
- a CDS encoding flavodoxin family protein: MATLLIVHHTPSPHCHEMFSAVVAGATDPDIEGVDVLRRPALTVSPAEMLAADGYLLGTPANLGYISGALKHAFDTAYYQLLDSTRGRPFGLYLHGNEGTEGAQRAVDSITTGLGWTRGAADVIVSGRPTKDDLEACWNLGATVAAALMS; the protein is encoded by the coding sequence ATGGCCACCCTGCTGATCGTGCACCACACGCCGTCGCCGCACTGCCATGAGATGTTCTCCGCCGTCGTCGCCGGCGCGACCGACCCCGATATCGAGGGGGTCGACGTGCTGCGGCGGCCTGCGTTGACCGTCTCGCCCGCGGAGATGCTCGCCGCGGACGGGTATCTGCTCGGTACCCCGGCCAACCTCGGCTACATCAGCGGCGCGTTGAAGCACGCGTTCGACACCGCCTACTACCAGCTCCTCGACTCGACGCGGGGACGTCCGTTCGGGCTGTACCTGCACGGCAACGAGGGCACCGAGGGCGCACAGCGCGCGGTCGACTCGATCACCACCGGGCTCGGCTGGACCCGCGGCGCCGCCGACGTTATCGTCTCGGGCAGACCGACCAAGGACGATCTCGAGGCCTGCTGGAACCTCGGTGCCACGGTGGCGGCGGCGTTGATGTCCTGA